One genomic window of Thalassolituus hydrocarboniclasticus includes the following:
- the purD gene encoding phosphoribosylamine--glycine ligase, giving the protein MKVLVIGSGGREHALAWKALQSPLVEKVFVAPGNAGTAREAGMENVALDVMDFDGLQKFAEDNAIGLTIVGPEAPLVGGIVNQFSAAGLKIFGPSKGAAQLEGSKAFTKDFLARQQIPTADYQNFTEVEPALAYLREKGAPIVVKADGLAAGKGVIVAETLEQAEEAVKDMLSGNAFGDAGCRVVIEEFLAGEEASFIVMVDGKNVLPMATSQDHKRVGDKDTGPNTGGMGAYSPAPVVTQEIHDRVMREVIMPTVNGMAAEGNDYTGFLYAGLMIDESGAPKVIEYNCRFGDPETQPIMLRMQSDIVAHCLAALEGKLDSETAQWDPRPSLGVVLAAAGYPADYPKGDVISLPDNDGADRKVFHAGTKLDDAGNTVTAGGRVLCATALGNSVGEAQAQAYDLIKQISWKGMFCRSDIGYRAIAREQADN; this is encoded by the coding sequence ATGAAAGTTCTGGTAATAGGTTCTGGTGGTCGTGAACATGCCCTGGCCTGGAAGGCTCTGCAATCACCGCTGGTTGAAAAAGTATTCGTTGCGCCGGGCAACGCCGGCACCGCGCGTGAAGCCGGTATGGAAAACGTCGCCCTCGACGTGATGGATTTTGATGGTCTGCAGAAGTTTGCCGAAGACAACGCCATCGGTCTGACCATCGTCGGTCCGGAAGCTCCGCTGGTTGGCGGTATCGTTAATCAGTTCAGCGCCGCCGGTCTGAAGATTTTCGGCCCAAGCAAAGGCGCTGCGCAGCTGGAAGGCTCCAAAGCCTTCACCAAAGACTTCCTGGCCCGTCAGCAGATTCCGACCGCCGATTACCAGAACTTCACCGAAGTTGAACCGGCGCTGGCTTACCTGCGTGAGAAAGGTGCTCCTATCGTGGTTAAGGCCGATGGTCTGGCCGCTGGTAAAGGCGTGATTGTCGCCGAAACCCTGGAGCAGGCAGAAGAAGCCGTCAAAGACATGCTGTCCGGTAACGCCTTTGGTGACGCTGGCTGCCGTGTTGTTATCGAAGAATTCCTCGCCGGCGAAGAAGCCTCATTCATTGTGATGGTCGATGGCAAAAACGTACTGCCAATGGCTACCAGTCAGGATCACAAACGCGTTGGCGACAAAGATACCGGCCCGAACACCGGCGGTATGGGTGCTTATTCTCCGGCGCCAGTCGTTACTCAGGAAATCCATGACCGCGTGATGCGCGAAGTGATTATGCCAACGGTTAACGGTATGGCCGCCGAAGGCAATGATTACACCGGTTTCCTCTACGCCGGTCTGATGATTGACGAGTCTGGTGCGCCGAAAGTCATCGAATACAACTGCCGCTTCGGTGATCCGGAAACCCAGCCAATCATGCTGCGTATGCAGTCGGATATCGTTGCCCACTGTCTGGCCGCGCTGGAAGGCAAACTGGATAGCGAAACCGCGCAATGGGATCCGCGCCCATCTCTGGGTGTGGTACTGGCCGCTGCCGGTTACCCGGCTGACTACCCGAAAGGTGATGTCATCAGCCTGCCGGACAACGACGGCGCTGACCGCAAAGTCTTCCATGCCGGTACCAAGCTCGACGACGCTGGCAACACCGTCACCGCCGGTGGCCGTGTACTTTGTGCCACTGCACTGGGTAACAGCGTGGGCGAAGCTCAGGCTCAGGCCTATGATCTGATCAAACAGATCAGCTGGAAAGGCATGTTCTGCCGCTCTGATATCGGTTATCGTGCCATTGCGCGCGAGCAGGCCGATAACTAA